Proteins from a genomic interval of Epinephelus fuscoguttatus linkage group LG16, E.fuscoguttatus.final_Chr_v1:
- the LOC125904009 gene encoding uncharacterized protein LOC125904009, with amino-acid sequence MSNILKKVQDKSPLKYPIVRQMACLDPTVMYTDPDWCQGKMRNVVHKFLQDKQLSGGVSAGDVIIQQFGNFLSVEAKSEHFLSFRPIETRLDVFLHGFLSQPYPELWSFCQKLLLLSHGQATVERGFSINKEVETVNLQEDTVIAQRLVCDYVAVCGGIANVPLTKEMLTSVRSARSKYREHLDLEKRKRQSAAQGQKRRAAEDHITELKKKTQTLLEVSDSLEKDADRFAEQAEGKSGTLMAQLITKSNVLRKRYKEKMSELKKIEAELEIKATELRLMS; translated from the exons ATGTCAAATATCCTAAAGAAAGTCCAGGACAAGAGCCCCCTGAAGTACCCCATCGTGAGACAGATGGCATGTCTGGACCCCACAGTCATGTACACCGACCCAGATTGGTGCCAGGGAAAAATGAGAAATGTAGTGCACAAGTTTCTGCAAGACAAGCAGTTGTCCGGAGGTGTCTCTGCTG GTGATGTGATTATCCAACAGTTTGGGAACTTCCTGTCTGTTGAGGCCAAAAGCGAGCACTTCCTGTCCTTTCGGCCCATAGAAACCAGGCTTGATGTGTTTCTGCATGGCTTCCTGAGCCAACCCTACCCTGAGCTCTGGAGTTTCTGTCAAAAGCTTCTACTCTTATCCCATGGGCAGGCTACGGTCGAGAGAGGCTTCTCCATTAACAAGGAGGTGGAGACTGTTAACCTTCAGGAGGACACTGTCATTGCCCAGAGACTAGTTTGTGACTATGTTGCAGTTTGTGGGGGCATTGCCAATGTCCCTCTCACCAAGGAGATGCTGACCTCGGTGAGATCAGCAAGGTCAAAATACAGAGAACACCTTGACctggagaagaggaagaggcaaaGCGCTGCACAAGGGCAGAAGAGAAGAGCTGCAGAAGACCACATCACTGAGCTTAAAAAGAAGACGCAAACTCTCCTGGAGGTATCTGACTCACTGGAGAAGGATGCAGACAGGTTTGCTGAGCAAGCTGAGGGGAAGTCCGGCACCTTGATGGCTCAGCTCATCACAAAGTCAAACGTCCTCAGAAAAAGatataaagaaaaaatgagTGAGCTGAAAAAAATAGAGGCAGAACTGGAGATCAAGGCCACAGAACTGAGGCTCATGTcatga